The following proteins are co-located in the Paludibaculum fermentans genome:
- a CDS encoding energy transducer TonB, whose translation MDRKVHIVCFSIVMTAFAALSGCSSTPPAGEAKKAAPPTFKVQGKLRTMDIATAASDSVLNGGGPSVFIWEGMQQYRLFSKRTANVVDGEHYIVEGIHAQKMIDEIGDPNGGKGGYPLLSSCERVVKTAWPGMSFEEVDVKASALRGRVSRYPARPIILVTKIQSAPATKEEKAAADKEDALTVVSVPAEKQKALLVEGAATLPAPIWEPAAGTVRCKVVIGSDGKISELETGAQLCEAVQWSQFRYQPPVQGGHPVKVRTEVEVTYQPRK comes from the coding sequence ATGGACCGCAAAGTACACATCGTTTGTTTCTCAATCGTCATGACTGCGTTTGCCGCCTTGAGCGGATGCTCCAGCACGCCACCGGCGGGTGAAGCGAAGAAGGCCGCCCCCCCGACATTCAAGGTCCAGGGCAAGCTGCGAACCATGGATATCGCCACCGCCGCGAGCGATTCCGTTCTCAACGGCGGGGGACCTTCCGTATTCATTTGGGAGGGCATGCAGCAATACCGGCTGTTCTCCAAACGGACCGCCAACGTGGTCGACGGGGAGCACTACATCGTCGAGGGCATTCATGCGCAGAAGATGATTGACGAGATCGGCGATCCCAATGGGGGCAAGGGCGGCTATCCTCTGTTGTCGAGTTGCGAGCGGGTCGTCAAGACAGCCTGGCCAGGCATGTCCTTTGAAGAGGTCGATGTGAAGGCTTCGGCGTTGCGCGGCCGTGTGTCGCGGTATCCGGCCCGGCCCATCATCCTGGTGACGAAGATCCAGTCTGCTCCTGCCACGAAGGAAGAAAAAGCAGCCGCGGACAAAGAGGACGCCCTGACGGTCGTCTCCGTGCCCGCCGAGAAGCAGAAGGCCCTGCTGGTTGAGGGGGCTGCGACTCTACCCGCTCCGATTTGGGAGCCCGCGGCAGGAACGGTGCGGTGCAAGGTCGTTATTGGTTCGGACGGGAAAATCTCTGAACTCGAAACCGGCGCGCAGCTATGTGAAGCGGTGCAGTGGTCGCAATTTCGATATCAGCCCCCGGTCCAGGGCGGCCACCCGGTGAAGGTGAGAACCGAGG
- a CDS encoding beta strand repeat-containing protein — MLLRSFHLYPLAVLLCASATAIAAPPSVIGCAPCQVNAGGPGHTMTVLGNGFVPGSAIEWAGSPLTTTFLAATQLSAQVPASLLPLSGKFAITVRNPDGAVAASTTYAYVQPVLTAISPTAASAGMSGLTITATGIGFSNHSTLVFINHSGAMWNIDMTFTNSGKVSALIPMDSLVPAGGANINIADFTTGTFSNVLPFVITAGGPKISAIAPNAATVGGPAFTLAVTGTGFTSDALVYFSSIPLTTTFVSSTRLDAAVPASYLNFASVVPITVVTASGGSAAVSLTVTDPPPPTPAVAGVSPASVDAGTSGFALSVTGSGFVQGSKVLWSGSPLTTTFQSAGALTAQVPPQLAALSGRFNISVSNPAGTTSNSTAPVSVLPVLSSASPSSAAWNGAAFTLTATGAGLSSGLQLQIATPDSKTISVSTVASSSTSLTAQVPAAALAAPGTAYLTLINTGSNLQSRALAFPIVASGPSITFFSPSSAVAGGPAFTLSVTGSNFSTGSVLYWNSTPLSTAVQGLTQLTAQVPAQLIAGSGVVSLSVVAGGSTSNTASFTINGPLTISSASPAQVYAEAAEFRLTVNGTGFVPGATVQWAGTSLATTFVSSTQLTAIVPLQLQTVPGNYDLTVANPGGLLFARWSSISVYPSLQSIDPAAARIPIAGVGIVAYGGGFNNTSVIVFDSSSGRLNLPTTYYSTSKIAALIPGSALTRSETARVYVLDARTGYTSTAQSFTAQQVAPVITTLAPVSVSAGSPSFQLTVALDYMGANPVVKWNGTPLGLVEKYATAVTVLVPSSLVASPGTAQITVESDGLVSAGAAFTIGQGPTVLTASPTPIDAGGPTITIDVVGSGFVSGSKVYWVGQPLATVFRSATALSAVLPSNLTALTTAADITVGNPDGTMSGLPTPAISVQPVFSSLSPGSALPGSADIQLVVKGIGFRPTSRVDFFSRYAAHPLSTTYVDSTTLSALLPAELLSAAVSATVYVSDSFSRGVSRSLPFTVGAPSPVLSTLKPSSARAGDPGFELKVEGYELRPGTRVRWNGVPLTMLQAGPEWIASVPSSLIASQGSAAITLINDDGLVSNSMDFPITGSGTVVPAITSLSPNPISVGGAAAKLLVSGSGFVTGSVVYWNGTPLSTVFLSSAQLEATVPGSLLGSPASISITVANPGGTTSAATTLVLQAAAPVISSIAPSLFPAGSSSTTMIINGSGFVPGASVYWGAISLAVTGNAPAQLTVTVPSNLLATPGAVLIKVVCGTQASNLYAAVVYSVFSAPQLTSASPAQVDAGAPGFTLTATGANFQSGAKVHWAGTPLATTFVSSTQLTAVVPANLVATSGRSVVTVMNPDGEASLPFTQMYVQPVLSTVAPLSLPAGAGATLSITGRGFRPTAVVQLTASGREWPLQTSYLSATALSAEVRPEQIKDAGTAYVTITDSTDATFSRKLALTVTSTGPSVTTLLPNTATAGEPDFQLTVNGQNFDSGAVVRWETTSLPTVFVSARQLTASVASSLLASPGTVSVGVVNQSGAKSPSIVFQIVPRSPSILSLSPNSAEAGGPEFVLSVHGADFSQGAIMSWGDAPLATSFVNPSELAVTVPAGRVATPGMPFLVVANRNAQSAPISFPIKAAGPVIARLDPAETTAGGASFRLTVTGKGFQPDDAVRWNGTALPSEAVSSTQMTAMVPVESITSAGSSTVTIARATGEESLAVSFLVNPADPFIREVSPNSATQGAGATSLAIKGKGFLPGAVVAWNGQPLETEFVESGWVTAHVPAELVTSAGEASLAITNPAGTPGAPAAFLIHPPVPELLRLSPSSATSGGADLALVVHGAGFLKGSAIHWEGVTLETTFLDSTRLKAVVPASWILGGGMAGVAVSNPDGLTTDPSSFPVLEAKPTISAVSPGTLGAGVSGLVVTVDGSGYLPGTILTWEGAPLETSFIDPTRLTAQVPADLMANSGSARVTAVNPQGQTSAPWLLRILGLSVVGFDQQHLVAGGPDTMLKVFGNGFQPGATVYWNGSPLGTTFANNALTASVPARLIATEGIASIAVAIPGGLMSSAQTLSISAPDPVGHE, encoded by the coding sequence ATGTTGTTACGGTCTTTTCATCTCTACCCGCTCGCCGTCCTGCTCTGCGCATCAGCCACGGCGATCGCCGCCCCGCCGAGTGTCATTGGGTGCGCCCCCTGCCAGGTGAACGCGGGCGGGCCCGGCCACACCATGACGGTGCTCGGCAACGGCTTTGTTCCGGGATCGGCCATTGAATGGGCGGGCAGTCCCCTCACCACCACTTTCCTTGCCGCTACGCAGTTGTCGGCGCAGGTGCCGGCCAGTCTGCTGCCGTTGTCAGGTAAATTTGCCATTACTGTCCGGAATCCAGACGGTGCGGTGGCGGCCAGCACTACCTATGCATATGTCCAGCCAGTTCTTACCGCCATCAGTCCCACAGCTGCGTCCGCGGGAATGTCAGGTCTGACGATCACCGCCACCGGTATCGGCTTCTCGAATCACAGCACGCTGGTCTTCATCAATCACAGCGGCGCCATGTGGAATATCGATATGACCTTCACCAACTCCGGTAAGGTCTCCGCGCTCATCCCCATGGATTCGTTGGTCCCCGCTGGAGGCGCGAACATCAACATTGCGGACTTCACGACCGGCACTTTCTCCAACGTACTGCCGTTTGTGATTACCGCCGGAGGCCCGAAGATCAGTGCCATTGCGCCCAACGCCGCCACCGTCGGCGGACCTGCCTTCACCCTGGCGGTGACCGGGACCGGATTCACCTCTGATGCATTGGTCTACTTCTCGAGCATTCCACTCACCACCACCTTCGTAAGCTCGACCCGTTTGGATGCGGCCGTTCCTGCCTCTTACCTCAACTTCGCGAGTGTCGTGCCCATCACGGTGGTCACCGCCAGTGGCGGATCGGCCGCCGTGTCTTTGACCGTCACTGACCCGCCGCCGCCCACGCCTGCGGTCGCCGGCGTCAGTCCGGCCTCCGTGGACGCGGGCACGTCCGGCTTTGCTCTTTCGGTCACGGGAAGCGGCTTTGTCCAAGGCTCCAAGGTCCTCTGGTCCGGCTCCCCTTTGACCACCACGTTCCAATCGGCCGGCGCGCTCACGGCGCAGGTGCCGCCTCAACTGGCCGCGCTCTCCGGCCGCTTCAATATCTCCGTAAGCAATCCCGCGGGCACAACCAGCAACTCGACGGCGCCCGTGAGCGTTCTGCCCGTGCTCTCCTCTGCCTCTCCTTCCTCGGCGGCCTGGAATGGAGCGGCCTTCACCCTCACCGCCACGGGCGCCGGCCTCAGCAGCGGGCTGCAACTCCAGATCGCTACTCCGGACAGCAAGACCATCTCCGTGTCGACCGTCGCGTCCAGTTCGACATCGCTCACGGCGCAGGTGCCCGCCGCGGCGCTGGCTGCGCCGGGCACCGCTTATCTGACGCTGATCAATACTGGCAGTAACCTGCAGTCCCGGGCGCTGGCCTTCCCGATTGTCGCCTCCGGTCCTTCCATCACCTTCTTCAGTCCCAGTTCGGCAGTAGCGGGCGGCCCCGCCTTCACTCTCTCCGTGACGGGTAGCAACTTTTCGACAGGTTCTGTTCTGTACTGGAATTCGACCCCTCTCAGCACGGCCGTCCAGGGGCTCACTCAACTCACAGCGCAGGTGCCCGCGCAACTCATCGCCGGCAGCGGTGTCGTCTCCCTCTCAGTGGTCGCGGGCGGCAGCACCTCTAACACGGCCAGCTTCACGATCAATGGTCCGCTCACGATCTCGTCCGCATCGCCGGCCCAGGTCTACGCCGAGGCCGCCGAATTTCGACTGACCGTCAATGGCACTGGCTTTGTGCCGGGCGCGACCGTGCAATGGGCGGGCACGTCTCTGGCGACTACCTTTGTGAGTTCAACTCAACTCACGGCCATAGTGCCGCTGCAACTGCAGACCGTGCCGGGCAACTACGACCTGACGGTCGCAAATCCGGGCGGGCTCCTCTTCGCTCGCTGGAGCAGTATCTCGGTCTACCCATCGCTTCAGTCCATCGACCCGGCCGCGGCCCGCATTCCCATCGCCGGGGTTGGCATCGTCGCGTATGGCGGCGGTTTCAACAACACCTCGGTGATCGTCTTCGACTCGTCCAGCGGGCGGCTCAATCTCCCCACGACGTATTACAGTACTTCGAAAATCGCCGCACTGATTCCCGGATCGGCATTGACGCGCTCAGAAACGGCCCGGGTCTATGTGCTCGATGCACGAACCGGTTACACTTCAACTGCGCAGTCATTTACGGCCCAGCAAGTCGCGCCGGTCATCACAACGCTGGCGCCTGTTTCTGTGTCTGCGGGTAGTCCCAGCTTCCAGCTCACCGTCGCCCTCGACTATATGGGCGCCAATCCGGTCGTGAAATGGAACGGTACTCCGCTTGGCCTGGTCGAGAAATACGCAACCGCAGTCACGGTCCTGGTCCCGTCCTCACTGGTCGCTTCCCCCGGCACCGCCCAGATCACCGTCGAATCGGACGGACTGGTCTCAGCCGGAGCCGCGTTCACTATCGGCCAGGGGCCGACCGTCCTGACTGCCTCGCCCACGCCAATCGATGCGGGAGGACCCACCATCACGATCGACGTGGTGGGGAGCGGCTTCGTATCCGGCTCCAAGGTCTATTGGGTCGGCCAGCCGCTGGCCACGGTGTTTCGCAGCGCCACGGCGCTCTCGGCCGTGTTGCCCTCGAACCTGACGGCCCTCACAACGGCGGCAGACATCACGGTAGGCAATCCCGACGGAACGATGTCGGGATTGCCAACTCCGGCAATCTCCGTTCAACCGGTGTTTTCTTCCCTCAGTCCCGGCTCTGCCCTGCCGGGGAGTGCCGACATTCAATTGGTGGTCAAGGGGATCGGATTCCGTCCCACCAGTCGCGTGGATTTCTTCTCTCGCTATGCGGCACACCCCCTATCGACAACTTACGTCGATTCGACCACGCTCTCCGCCCTGTTGCCGGCGGAGTTGCTGTCGGCCGCGGTGTCGGCGACCGTCTATGTCTCTGATTCGTTCAGCCGGGGCGTCTCGCGATCGCTCCCCTTCACGGTCGGCGCACCTTCGCCGGTGTTGAGCACGCTGAAACCAAGTTCCGCTCGTGCCGGTGATCCCGGCTTCGAACTGAAGGTGGAAGGCTACGAACTACGCCCGGGCACGCGCGTGCGATGGAATGGCGTCCCGCTGACCATGCTGCAGGCGGGGCCGGAGTGGATCGCCAGCGTTCCGTCGAGCCTCATCGCCAGTCAGGGATCGGCCGCCATCACGCTGATCAACGACGACGGACTGGTCTCCAATTCGATGGACTTTCCCATCACCGGCAGCGGCACGGTTGTTCCTGCCATCACGTCTCTCAGTCCCAATCCGATCTCCGTGGGCGGTGCAGCCGCCAAACTTCTCGTCAGTGGCTCCGGTTTTGTCACGGGTTCGGTTGTCTATTGGAACGGCACTCCGCTAAGTACGGTTTTCCTGAGTTCCGCTCAGTTGGAGGCCACCGTGCCGGGCAGCCTTCTGGGGAGTCCCGCGAGTATCAGCATCACGGTAGCCAATCCTGGCGGAACCACTTCGGCCGCCACTACCCTGGTCCTCCAGGCGGCCGCGCCGGTCATCTCGTCCATCGCGCCCAGCCTCTTTCCCGCGGGCAGCAGTTCCACCACGATGATCATCAATGGCTCGGGCTTCGTGCCGGGTGCCAGCGTCTACTGGGGCGCAATCTCTCTGGCCGTGACCGGCAATGCCCCGGCTCAGTTGACAGTCACTGTGCCCTCGAATCTCCTCGCCACCCCCGGCGCGGTGCTGATCAAAGTGGTTTGCGGAACCCAGGCGTCGAACCTCTACGCTGCCGTCGTATACAGCGTCTTCAGCGCCCCACAGTTGACGAGTGCCAGCCCGGCACAGGTGGACGCAGGCGCTCCGGGCTTCACTCTGACCGCCACCGGGGCAAACTTCCAGTCCGGGGCAAAGGTCCATTGGGCGGGCACGCCGCTCGCCACCACGTTTGTGAGCTCCACCCAGTTGACCGCCGTGGTACCGGCCAACCTTGTGGCGACCTCCGGCCGTTCTGTCGTCACCGTGATGAACCCCGACGGCGAGGCTTCGTTGCCCTTCACACAGATGTATGTCCAGCCGGTTCTGTCGACCGTGGCGCCCCTGTCCTTGCCGGCCGGCGCCGGAGCCACACTGTCGATCACGGGCCGAGGCTTCCGGCCCACGGCTGTGGTGCAACTAACTGCCTCCGGCCGGGAGTGGCCGCTGCAAACCAGCTACCTCAGCGCCACGGCGCTGAGCGCGGAAGTCCGTCCGGAACAAATCAAGGATGCGGGCACGGCCTACGTCACCATCACCGACAGCACCGACGCCACATTCTCGCGGAAACTGGCACTCACCGTCACCAGTACCGGACCGTCCGTCACAACGCTTCTGCCCAACACCGCGACGGCGGGCGAGCCAGACTTCCAGTTGACCGTCAACGGGCAGAACTTCGATTCCGGCGCCGTCGTGCGCTGGGAGACAACCAGCCTCCCCACGGTCTTTGTGAGCGCCCGTCAACTGACGGCATCGGTGGCATCCAGTCTCCTTGCCTCGCCCGGAACCGTCAGTGTCGGCGTCGTCAACCAGTCCGGTGCGAAATCGCCCTCGATCGTATTCCAGATCGTCCCCCGCAGCCCGAGCATTCTGAGTCTGAGTCCCAACTCGGCCGAAGCCGGCGGGCCCGAGTTCGTCCTGTCTGTCCATGGCGCCGACTTCTCCCAGGGCGCCATTATGAGCTGGGGGGATGCCCCCTTGGCCACATCGTTTGTCAACCCTTCCGAACTGGCAGTCACGGTGCCGGCCGGCCGCGTTGCAACGCCCGGCATGCCGTTCCTGGTTGTGGCCAACCGGAATGCCCAGTCCGCGCCAATCAGCTTCCCCATCAAAGCCGCCGGGCCCGTGATCGCTCGGCTCGACCCCGCCGAGACGACGGCGGGCGGAGCGTCGTTCCGTTTGACCGTCACCGGCAAGGGCTTTCAACCGGATGATGCCGTACGCTGGAATGGCACCGCCCTCCCGTCCGAGGCCGTGAGCTCCACGCAGATGACCGCCATGGTTCCAGTGGAATCCATCACATCCGCGGGGAGTAGCACGGTGACGATTGCCCGCGCCACTGGCGAGGAATCGCTCGCCGTCTCCTTCCTGGTGAATCCGGCCGACCCGTTCATTCGGGAGGTCTCTCCGAACTCAGCGACCCAGGGCGCCGGCGCCACCTCCCTGGCGATCAAAGGCAAGGGGTTCCTGCCGGGCGCCGTTGTGGCGTGGAACGGCCAACCGCTGGAGACGGAGTTTGTGGAATCCGGCTGGGTGACGGCCCACGTGCCGGCGGAACTCGTCACCTCCGCCGGGGAAGCGAGTCTGGCCATCACCAACCCCGCTGGAACCCCTGGCGCGCCCGCGGCGTTCCTCATCCATCCGCCCGTGCCGGAACTGCTCCGCCTCTCGCCTTCTTCCGCGACGAGCGGCGGGGCCGACCTGGCACTGGTGGTCCACGGGGCCGGCTTCCTGAAAGGATCCGCGATCCATTGGGAAGGCGTCACGCTGGAGACCACTTTCCTCGACTCGACCCGCCTCAAGGCCGTCGTCCCTGCATCGTGGATTCTCGGGGGCGGCATGGCCGGTGTGGCCGTCTCGAACCCGGATGGGCTGACAACGGACCCGAGTTCGTTCCCGGTGCTGGAGGCCAAGCCGACGATCTCCGCCGTGTCGCCAGGCACTTTGGGTGCAGGCGTCTCCGGTCTCGTGGTCACCGTGGATGGCAGCGGGTACCTGCCCGGAACCATCCTGACATGGGAAGGGGCTCCTCTGGAGACGAGCTTCATCGATCCCACGCGGCTCACCGCACAGGTCCCGGCGGACCTCATGGCGAACTCGGGCAGCGCCCGCGTGACGGCCGTCAATCCACAGGGCCAGACCTCCGCACCTTGGCTTCTGAGGATTCT
- a CDS encoding glycoside hydrolase family 130 protein, with product MTAVHVTRESTFLQPNQARVLLRPFNHGDARKTSQIIGRILALPEEQVVRLLEGITASFSHRHRNLHDTLLERCDQLRDLLPPGQSLSEPRRLLIGSCFLAEYSVESAALFNPSIVRHPDQSGLPAGALRFVLSLRATGEGHISSMTFRTGIIHPDQRIEILAPSPFLTEPRQIVNPWYEKPLFERKLGELNLDIEFTRRIMHVLPPVFTLDQLREALNTEQARLPDGLTLKDQAAAQGIWLLARSNFEVEFQPDRDMSERVLFPATPSQRNGIEDARFVCFQNDDGSHNYYATFTAYDGRVVVPELVETSDFLHFRFITLNGPAAINKGMALFPRKIGGRYVMLSRQDNESTSIMFSGNVHFWNEYTLLLTPVFPWEIVQLGNCGSPVETEAGWLVLSHGVGPMREYCIGAFLLDLEDPTKVLARLREPLLKPNAAEREGYVPNVVYTCGFLLHQGQLIIPYGLADHSTGFATVPLSEVLAAMEPV from the coding sequence ATGACCGCTGTCCATGTCACTCGCGAATCCACGTTCCTGCAGCCCAATCAGGCCCGTGTGCTGCTGCGGCCGTTCAATCACGGCGATGCCCGCAAGACCAGTCAGATCATCGGCCGCATCCTGGCGCTGCCGGAAGAGCAGGTCGTCCGGTTGCTCGAGGGGATCACCGCTTCGTTCTCGCATCGGCACAGGAATCTCCACGACACTTTGCTGGAACGGTGCGATCAGTTGCGCGACCTCCTGCCTCCCGGTCAGTCTCTCTCGGAACCCCGGCGGCTGTTGATCGGCTCGTGCTTCCTCGCCGAGTACTCCGTCGAATCGGCCGCTCTCTTCAACCCCTCCATCGTCCGCCACCCCGATCAGTCCGGACTGCCTGCCGGAGCGCTTCGCTTCGTTCTCAGCCTGCGCGCCACGGGGGAAGGCCACATCTCCTCAATGACATTCCGCACCGGAATCATCCATCCGGATCAGCGCATCGAGATACTCGCCCCTTCCCCCTTCCTCACTGAGCCGCGCCAGATCGTCAACCCCTGGTACGAGAAGCCGCTGTTCGAACGGAAGCTCGGCGAACTGAATCTCGACATCGAGTTCACGCGGCGCATCATGCACGTCCTGCCGCCAGTCTTCACGCTCGATCAGCTTCGGGAGGCACTCAATACAGAACAAGCCCGCCTGCCCGACGGCTTGACGCTGAAGGATCAGGCTGCGGCGCAGGGCATCTGGCTCCTCGCGCGGTCGAACTTCGAAGTGGAGTTCCAGCCCGATCGGGATATGTCGGAGCGCGTGCTGTTTCCAGCCACTCCTTCCCAGAGGAATGGGATCGAGGATGCTCGCTTCGTCTGCTTTCAGAATGACGATGGCAGCCACAATTACTACGCAACCTTCACTGCCTATGATGGCCGGGTAGTTGTTCCGGAATTGGTGGAAACGTCAGACTTTCTCCACTTCCGCTTCATCACCTTGAACGGTCCGGCGGCCATCAACAAAGGGATGGCCCTCTTCCCCAGGAAGATCGGCGGCCGCTATGTCATGCTGTCGCGCCAGGACAACGAGAGCACCTCCATCATGTTCTCCGGCAACGTCCACTTCTGGAATGAATACACCCTCCTGCTGACGCCGGTCTTCCCGTGGGAAATCGTCCAACTGGGCAACTGCGGCTCACCCGTCGAAACGGAGGCCGGCTGGCTGGTGCTGAGCCACGGTGTGGGACCCATGCGCGAATACTGCATTGGCGCCTTCCTCCTCGATCTCGAGGACCCCACCAAGGTGCTCGCCCGTCTGCGCGAACCCCTACTCAAGCCGAATGCAGCGGAGCGGGAGGGCTACGTGCCGAACGTCGTCTACACGTGCGGCTTCCTCCTCCACCAGGGCCAACTGATCATCCCCTACGGCCTGGCCGATCACTCCACCGGCTTCGCCACCGTGCCCCTGTCCGAAGTCCTGGCCGCCATGGAGCCGGTATAG
- a CDS encoding glycosyltransferase family 4 protein has product MPQRKETSEAALVENQGKILIKETAKARKIAFVGDHLPRKCGIATFTSDLLSAIATAYPESQCLCVSINDIKGGYEYPEVVRFEIEEQDLSSYLRAADFLNISNVDIVCLQHEFGIFGGPAGGHILAFLRELRMPVVTTLHTVLREPRPDQRRVMQEIISLSTRVVVMAERGRQMLQEIYAASPGKIDLIAHGIPDVGFVDPAFFKDQFGVEGKIVLLTFGLLSPNKGIEYVLKALPQVLEEFPDVVYIVLGATHPNELREHGEAYRMSLELLAKKSGIEKSVIFYNDFVELESLKEFIGAADLYITPYLNEAQITSGTLAYTFGAGKAVVSTPYWHAAELLAGDRGVLVPFADAEAMGREISALLRDDIRRHAMRRNAYRCGREMVWSNVAQLYMQSFEQARLQGTAPSRKSLLTKTLDLRPPQLPALKLDHLQRMTDSTGVFQHANFSIPNFAEGYCTDDNARAFILTVLLEELGQDRESVCAMATTCASFLQYAYDPHTRRFHNHLGFDRRWLDEQGSEDSQGRAIWALGFGVGRSPYRSFQFISGQLFAQALPAMTEFTSPRAWAFGLLGIHEYLRHLSGDTLVNQTREALLSKLVDLLDRNSSADWPWFEQELSYDNAKLAHALILTGRATGQQDVLQRGLDALRWLNQVQISGKGHFLPIGSNGFYKRGGPRAEFDQQPIEAQAMVSACLEAYRATSDIWWYEQSQRAFDWFLGWNDLGLELYSPESGACGDGLHVDRVNRNQGAESTLAFLLSLAEMKLTNNMMTSFRKPTANGN; this is encoded by the coding sequence ATGCCACAACGGAAAGAAACCAGTGAGGCCGCCCTGGTCGAGAATCAGGGAAAAATACTCATCAAAGAAACCGCGAAGGCCCGCAAGATCGCATTCGTCGGCGACCACCTGCCACGCAAATGTGGCATCGCCACCTTCACGTCCGATCTTCTGTCGGCAATCGCCACGGCTTACCCCGAAAGTCAGTGCCTCTGCGTCTCGATCAATGACATCAAAGGCGGGTACGAATACCCCGAAGTCGTCCGCTTTGAGATTGAAGAACAGGACCTGTCGTCCTACCTCCGCGCGGCGGACTTCCTCAATATCAGCAATGTCGACATAGTCTGTCTTCAGCACGAGTTCGGGATCTTCGGCGGACCGGCGGGCGGGCACATTCTCGCATTTCTGCGCGAACTCAGGATGCCCGTCGTGACCACGCTCCACACCGTGCTGCGGGAGCCCAGGCCCGATCAGCGGCGCGTCATGCAGGAGATCATCTCCCTCTCCACTCGAGTGGTTGTGATGGCGGAGCGCGGACGCCAGATGCTGCAGGAGATCTACGCCGCATCGCCCGGCAAGATCGATCTCATCGCACACGGCATCCCCGACGTGGGCTTCGTGGATCCCGCCTTCTTCAAAGATCAGTTCGGTGTCGAAGGCAAGATTGTCCTGCTCACCTTTGGCCTGCTCTCCCCCAACAAGGGCATTGAGTATGTGCTCAAAGCCTTGCCCCAGGTTCTGGAAGAATTTCCCGATGTCGTCTACATCGTCCTCGGCGCCACTCACCCCAACGAACTGCGGGAACACGGCGAGGCCTACAGGATGAGCCTGGAACTCCTCGCCAAGAAAAGCGGGATTGAGAAGAGCGTCATCTTCTACAACGACTTTGTAGAACTCGAGAGCCTCAAGGAGTTCATCGGCGCGGCGGATCTCTACATCACGCCCTATCTCAACGAGGCGCAGATCACCTCCGGCACACTGGCCTACACGTTTGGCGCCGGCAAAGCCGTGGTGTCCACCCCTTACTGGCATGCCGCGGAACTGCTCGCCGGCGATCGGGGTGTCCTGGTTCCTTTCGCCGATGCGGAGGCCATGGGCCGCGAGATCTCCGCCCTGCTGCGGGACGACATCCGCCGCCACGCCATGCGCCGCAATGCCTATCGCTGCGGCCGCGAAATGGTGTGGAGCAACGTGGCTCAGCTCTACATGCAATCCTTTGAACAGGCCCGCCTGCAGGGCACGGCGCCCTCGCGCAAATCGCTGCTCACCAAGACACTCGACCTCCGGCCGCCTCAACTGCCCGCCCTGAAGCTGGACCATCTTCAGCGCATGACCGATTCCACCGGTGTCTTCCAGCACGCCAATTTCAGCATCCCCAACTTCGCTGAAGGGTATTGCACCGACGACAATGCGCGTGCCTTCATTCTCACCGTGCTGCTGGAGGAACTCGGCCAGGACCGCGAAAGCGTCTGCGCCATGGCGACCACCTGCGCCTCGTTCCTGCAGTACGCGTACGACCCGCACACCCGCCGCTTCCACAATCACCTCGGATTCGATCGCCGCTGGCTCGATGAGCAGGGCTCGGAGGACAGTCAGGGCCGCGCCATCTGGGCGCTCGGCTTCGGAGTGGGCCGCTCCCCCTATCGCAGCTTCCAGTTCATTTCGGGGCAGTTGTTCGCCCAAGCGCTGCCGGCCATGACGGAGTTCACCTCTCCCCGGGCCTGGGCCTTCGGCCTGCTGGGCATTCACGAGTACCTGCGGCATCTCAGTGGCGACACCCTCGTCAACCAGACACGCGAAGCTTTGCTGTCGAAGCTGGTGGATCTCCTCGATCGCAACTCATCCGCTGACTGGCCCTGGTTCGAACAGGAACTGTCCTATGACAACGCGAAACTCGCGCACGCCCTCATCCTCACCGGCCGCGCCACCGGTCAGCAGGACGTCCTGCAACGGGGCTTGGATGCGCTACGCTGGCTGAACCAGGTACAAATTTCCGGGAAAGGGCACTTCCTGCCGATCGGTAGCAATGGATTCTACAAACGGGGAGGCCCCCGCGCCGAGTTCGACCAGCAACCCATCGAGGCGCAAGCCATGGTCTCTGCTTGCCTCGAAGCCTATCGCGCAACCTCCGACATCTGGTGGTACGAACAATCCCAGCGCGCCTTCGACTGGTTCCTCGGCTGGAATGACCTCGGCTTGGAGCTCTATTCCCCGGAAAGCGGAGCCTGCGGCGATGGCCTCCATGTGGATCGGGTCAACCGGAACCAGGGGGCCGAATCCACACTCGCGTTTCTGCTCTCCCTGGCCGAGATGAAACTCACCAACAATATGATGACCAGCTTCAGGAAGCCGACCGCTAACGGCAACTAG